The following coding sequences are from one Pelmatolapia mariae isolate MD_Pm_ZW linkage group LG4, Pm_UMD_F_2, whole genome shotgun sequence window:
- the LOC134625470 gene encoding charged multivesicular body protein 6-like → MGNVFGRKSRPSRVTEQDKAILQLKQQRDKLKQYQKRITLQLEKERRLAKQLLQDGKKEKALLLLKKKRYQDQLLEKTENQISNLERMVQDIEFMQIEMKVIEGLKVGNDCLKSMHEIMSIEDVERILDETQESIDYQRQIDEMLAGVLTQEDEDAVLAELEAITQEEDVALPEVPSEPIPEVPEAAKAEPERREAKNKPDRELLAA, encoded by the exons ATGGGAAACGTCTTTGGGAGAAAGAGTCGACCTTCTCGTGTAACGGAGCAGGACAAAGCCATTTTG CAACTGAAGCAGCAGAGAGACAAGCTGAAGCAGTACCAAAAGAGAATCACCTTGCAGCTGGAGAAAGAGCGACGTCTAGCAAAGCAGTTGCTACAAGATGGCAAGAAGGA AAAAGCGCTGTTGCTTCTTAAGAAAAAACGGTATCAGGATCAGTTACTAGAAAAGACCGAAAATCAGATTTCAAACCTCGAGCGCATG GTTCAAGACATTGAGTTCATGCAAATTGAAATGAAAGTCATTGAGGGACTTAAAGTTGGCAACGACTGTCTGAAGAGCATGCATGAG ATCATGTCAATAGAAGATGTGGAGAGAATCCTGGATGAGACACAGGAATCGATTGACTATCAAAGG CAAATAGATGAAATGTTGGCTGGAGTCCTGACACAAGAGGATGAGGATGCTGTCTTAGCAGAGCTGGAAGCTATCACTCAG GAAGAAGACGTAGCACTTCCAGAGGTCCCCAGTGAACCAATACCAGAGGTCCCAGAAGCAGCTAAAGCGGAGCCAG AGAGGCGAGAAGCAAAGAACAAGCCAGACAGAGAGCTGTTGGCAGCCTAG